A region from the Paludicola sp. MB14-C6 genome encodes:
- a CDS encoding D-alanyl-D-alanine carboxypeptidase family protein, whose amino-acid sequence MKKLICFLLITCLFCGTVVFASEGEAVKTAQTPQEAVGGVTVTAKSAVLMDGITGKILYEKNPHDKMAPASVTKIMTMLLVMEAIENGSLKMTDMVTASANAVSMGGTQIYLEDGEQMTVHDLMKSTAVASANDAAMALAEHVGGSEEGFVMMMNNKAAELGMKDTTFINPTGLDAKGHVTSAYDIALMSKALLQKKGITDFTKIWMDSVRDGKFTLANTNKLVRFYKGCTGLKTGTTDGAGSCVSATATRGDMDLISVVMGCASGKERFNDARRLLDYGFSHFVMYKTAISKNALKPVKVIGGVKPTVTVDTEVLDKIIIPAGKEKKVEENVTIVPDLQAPVVKGQKLGEVALCIDGETLATFPIKAHESIDKMSFVNAFKMLMMKLWCI is encoded by the coding sequence ATGAAAAAACTTATTTGCTTCCTGTTGATAACTTGTCTGTTTTGCGGCACCGTTGTATTTGCAAGTGAAGGTGAAGCAGTTAAAACAGCCCAAACGCCTCAAGAGGCTGTCGGAGGCGTAACAGTAACAGCAAAATCTGCTGTGTTAATGGATGGTATTACGGGAAAGATATTATATGAAAAGAATCCACATGATAAAATGGCACCGGCTTCTGTTACTAAAATTATGACAATGCTTTTAGTAATGGAAGCGATTGAAAATGGTTCTTTGAAAATGACAGACATGGTAACTGCGTCTGCAAATGCTGTATCTATGGGTGGTACGCAAATCTACTTAGAAGATGGCGAGCAGATGACAGTTCATGACCTCATGAAATCAACTGCTGTTGCATCTGCAAATGATGCAGCTATGGCTCTTGCTGAGCATGTTGGCGGAAGTGAAGAAGGTTTTGTAATGATGATGAACAACAAAGCTGCTGAACTTGGCATGAAAGATACCACTTTCATTAACCCAACAGGCCTAGACGCAAAAGGTCACGTTACCAGTGCATATGATATTGCTTTAATGTCAAAAGCGCTTCTTCAAAAAAAAGGCATAACTGATTTCACAAAAATCTGGATGGATAGCGTTCGAGATGGTAAGTTTACACTTGCTAATACCAATAAACTCGTTCGATTTTACAAAGGCTGTACCGGATTAAAAACAGGTACAACTGATGGCGCAGGTTCTTGTGTAAGTGCAACAGCTACTAGAGGTGATATGGATCTTATTTCTGTTGTTATGGGCTGCGCGAGCGGCAAAGAACGCTTTAATGATGCAAGAAGACTACTAGACTATGGTTTCTCTCATTTTGTTATGTATAAAACGGCTATATCCAAAAATGCGTTGAAACCGGTAAAGGTTATTGGGGGTGTAAAACCAACTGTTACAGTTGATACAGAAGTTTTAGACAAAATCATTATTCCTGCAGGAAAGGAGAAAAAGGTTGAAGAGAACGTTACCATTGTTCCCGATTTACAAGCTCCCGTTGTAAAAGGACAAAAATTAGGTGAAGTTGCTTTATGCATTGATGGTGAAACACTAGCAACCTTTCCAATCAAAGCACATGAAAGCATTGATAAAATGTCATTTGTAAATGCTTTTAAAATGCTGATGATGAAACTTTGGTGCATATGA
- a CDS encoding site-2 protease family protein, with translation MLRFKLFGVIVQIEFLFVALVTIFLLVDRSGIATSALLVCLIHELGHVFMFFLVGFKPQKISFQITGICLTKPTAALNYPKEVLVQLAGSTTNFIIFAALCHTVNTITPVSIFATINLVIGIFNLLPLKSFDGGKLLEITLLRFMSIKATDRVCMFVDLTCIFAMLIGSVYAFFTSHQSFTLIVLTVYLMLTAIIKLNQKSTS, from the coding sequence TTGCTTCGATTTAAGCTGTTTGGAGTTATTGTGCAAATTGAGTTTTTATTTGTAGCATTGGTTACGATCTTTTTATTAGTAGATCGATCGGGTATTGCGACATCAGCATTACTTGTTTGTTTGATTCATGAACTCGGCCACGTTTTCATGTTCTTTTTGGTAGGCTTTAAACCCCAAAAGATTTCTTTTCAGATAACCGGAATTTGTTTAACAAAGCCAACGGCTGCATTAAACTATCCCAAAGAAGTATTGGTTCAGCTAGCAGGCAGTACAACAAACTTTATTATTTTTGCGGCACTTTGTCACACAGTCAATACGATTACTCCTGTTAGTATTTTTGCAACGATTAACTTAGTAATCGGAATATTTAATTTGCTACCTTTAAAAAGCTTTGATGGAGGTAAACTATTAGAGATAACGTTGCTTCGCTTTATGAGTATAAAAGCAACAGACCGAGTATGTATGTTTGTTGATTTGACTTGTATTTTTGCTATGCTAATCGGAAGTGTATATGCATTTTTTACATCCCACCAAAGTTTTACTTTAATTGTGTTGACAGTTTATTTGATGTTAACTGCAATTATAAAATTAAACCAAAAATCGACCTCCTGA
- a CDS encoding glucose-6-phosphate isomerase: MTIRLNDNYVTSFVTPLELKGLQPHIGTAHNLLHNKTGLGNDFLGWVTLPTDYDKQEFARIQKAAEKIKASCDILIVIGIGGSYLGARAAIELLQSPFYNNKKKDTPDIYFVGNNTNPTYLNEILSLCDGKDVCVNIISKSGTTTEPAIAFRVFRELLINKYGVDGAKERIFATTDKARGTLKELSDKEGYETFVIADDVGGRFSVLTAVGLLPIAVSGCDIQKIMDGAKQAQDSFMETDLSKNDCYRYAAYRNIFYRKGKAIELLVSYEPAFTMMAEWYKQLFGESEGKDNKGIFPASATFSTDLHSLGQWIQDGTRNIFETVMDIKKPKQDFFIEEDKDNFDGLNFLANQNMSIVNQNAMKGTILAHTEGGVPNLVLELEEINEFNFGYLVYFFEKACAISGYILGVNPFDQPGVESYKKNMFALLNKPGFESEREKLLGKL; the protein is encoded by the coding sequence ATGACAATACGTTTAAACGACAATTACGTAACATCTTTTGTGACACCTTTAGAGTTAAAGGGGCTTCAACCTCATATAGGAACTGCTCATAATCTGCTTCATAATAAAACAGGTTTAGGCAATGACTTTTTGGGATGGGTAACCCTTCCTACTGATTACGACAAACAAGAATTTGCTCGCATTCAAAAAGCAGCAGAAAAAATTAAAGCTTCTTGTGATATTTTAATCGTAATTGGAATTGGTGGTTCTTACTTAGGCGCAAGAGCGGCAATAGAATTGTTGCAGTCCCCATTTTATAACAACAAGAAGAAAGATACACCTGACATTTATTTTGTTGGAAACAATACGAATCCAACCTATTTAAATGAAATACTATCTCTTTGCGATGGAAAAGATGTCTGTGTAAACATTATTTCAAAATCAGGTACAACAACAGAACCTGCAATCGCATTTAGAGTATTCCGTGAATTGTTAATCAATAAATACGGCGTAGATGGTGCAAAAGAGCGTATCTTTGCTACAACCGATAAGGCTCGTGGCACATTAAAAGAGCTAAGCGATAAAGAAGGCTATGAAACCTTTGTTATTGCAGACGATGTTGGCGGTAGATTCTCCGTTTTAACAGCTGTTGGATTATTACCAATCGCAGTAAGTGGTTGTGATATTCAAAAAATCATGGATGGTGCAAAACAAGCACAAGACAGCTTTATGGAAACCGATTTATCGAAAAATGATTGTTATCGTTATGCTGCTTATCGCAACATTTTTTACCGCAAAGGCAAAGCAATTGAACTTTTAGTTAGCTATGAACCTGCTTTCACTATGATGGCAGAATGGTATAAACAATTATTCGGAGAAAGCGAAGGAAAAGACAATAAAGGTATTTTCCCTGCAAGTGCAACTTTCTCAACAGATTTACATTCTCTTGGTCAATGGATTCAAGACGGTACAAGAAATATTTTTGAAACCGTTATGGATATTAAAAAGCCAAAACAAGATTTCTTCATTGAAGAAGATAAAGATAATTTTGATGGACTAAATTTCTTAGCTAATCAAAATATGTCAATTGTCAATCAAAATGCAATGAAAGGTACAATCCTAGCTCATACTGAGGGTGGTGTTCCTAACTTAGTATTAGAACTTGAAGAAATTAACGAATTCAACTTTGGATATTTAGTCTATTTCTTTGAAAAAGCTTGTGCGATTTCCGGTTACATTTTAGGTGTAAACCCATTTGATCAACCAGGTGTTGAAAGCTATAAAAAGAACATGTTTGCTTTATTAAACAAACCGGGATTTGAATCAGAACGTGAAAAGCTTTTAGGAAAGCTTTGA
- a CDS encoding M23 family metallopeptidase, translated as MDDIQDIQSQIEELRAKRRQRSENVDYFEDFNENEQKEKKERKDDGILGVLTFQGIVAVILAIIYVLSLTFFKPQTTQFTDDLKNILHHDFSFQEKVYDAVGSLFTYLNSVSPVQAKLDGQGGESIEIIDNVMPSNVTFAPVIFTGRITYPIAKGRVTSKFEVRTNPLTKKQDFHNALDIAALEGSPIYAATDGVVIKAEEDKSLGNYIIIDHGNDFTTTYGHCSRLIAKVGMKIREGEVIAKVGSTGASTGPHVHFAVKKDGLYFNPEYLYNTKLFKGK; from the coding sequence ATGGATGATATACAAGATATTCAATCGCAAATAGAAGAGCTTAGAGCCAAACGAAGACAAAGAAGTGAGAACGTAGATTATTTTGAGGATTTTAACGAAAATGAGCAAAAGGAGAAAAAAGAAAGAAAAGACGATGGTATATTAGGCGTACTTACATTTCAAGGGATCGTTGCTGTCATTCTAGCAATTATCTATGTATTATCCCTTACATTTTTCAAGCCGCAAACAACCCAATTTACAGATGATTTAAAGAATATTCTTCATCACGATTTCAGCTTTCAAGAAAAAGTATATGATGCGGTCGGATCGCTTTTTACATATTTGAATTCTGTTTCCCCTGTGCAAGCTAAATTAGATGGACAGGGTGGCGAATCTATTGAAATTATAGATAATGTAATGCCGTCAAATGTAACGTTTGCACCGGTTATATTTACAGGTAGAATTACTTATCCAATTGCAAAAGGTAGGGTGACATCCAAATTTGAAGTTAGAACAAATCCGTTAACGAAAAAGCAAGATTTTCATAATGCACTTGATATAGCTGCCTTAGAAGGATCACCAATCTATGCTGCAACTGACGGAGTTGTGATAAAAGCGGAAGAAGATAAATCTTTAGGTAACTACATCATTATCGATCATGGTAATGACTTTACTACTACATATGGACATTGCAGCAGACTGATTGCAAAAGTTGGCATGAAAATAAGAGAGGGTGAAGTGATAGCAAAAGTAGGTTCAACAGGCGCATCAACAGGGCCTCACGTCCATTTTGCAGTAAAAAAAGACGGATTATATTTCAATCCGGAATATCTTTATAATACCAAGCTGTTTAAAGGTAAGTAG
- a CDS encoding magnesium transporter CorA family protein — translation MLSFYKTINNTVVSVDEITEGCWVNAVSPTVEEINFLTNELNLDRDFVSAALDEEESSRIEIEDDQTLIIIDTPLSITEGNNTLVYTTMPVGIIITPTIVVTVCLNETNVITEIASGFVKNVQTTMKTRFLLTVLLRVAQSFLVRLKHINKMSAHIENQLHKSMKNKELIQLLGLEKSLVYFSTSLKSNEITLEKILRGRVIRLYEEDQELLEDVLIEFKQAIEMSNIYSNILSGTMDAFASVISNNLNIVMKVLTIITTLMAIPTMIFSFYGMNLDFMVAPPAWVTLVGAGVIVTVAGVILAKMKYK, via the coding sequence ATGTTGAGTTTTTACAAAACAATCAACAACACTGTAGTCAGTGTAGACGAAATAACCGAAGGATGCTGGGTTAATGCCGTCAGTCCCACCGTTGAGGAAATTAACTTCTTAACAAATGAATTGAATTTAGACCGTGATTTTGTAAGTGCTGCTCTTGACGAAGAGGAATCATCTCGTATTGAAATAGAAGATGATCAAACGCTTATCATCATCGACACACCTCTTTCCATTACGGAAGGTAATAACACTTTAGTTTATACAACAATGCCGGTCGGTATAATTATAACTCCAACTATTGTTGTTACGGTTTGCCTAAACGAAACCAATGTGATTACCGAAATAGCAAGTGGGTTTGTTAAAAACGTTCAAACTACAATGAAAACTCGGTTTTTATTAACGGTTCTTTTAAGAGTTGCACAAAGCTTCCTTGTTCGTTTGAAACATATTAACAAAATGTCTGCTCATATTGAAAACCAACTGCATAAGTCTATGAAGAATAAAGAGTTAATCCAATTATTAGGACTTGAAAAATCATTGGTTTACTTTTCAACTTCTTTAAAATCAAATGAAATTACATTAGAAAAGATTTTACGAGGCAGAGTCATTCGCTTATATGAAGAAGATCAAGAATTATTGGAAGATGTGTTGATTGAGTTTAAACAAGCAATTGAAATGTCTAATATTTATTCCAATATCTTATCCGGAACAATGGATGCATTTGCTTCTGTTATATCAAACAACTTGAATATTGTGATGAAGGTCTTAACAATTATTACAACATTGATGGCAATTCCAACAATGATATTTAGCTTCTACGGAATGAACTTAGACTTTATGGTTGCTCCTCCGGCTTGGGTTACATTAGTTGGTGCGGGAGTCATAGTAACAGTTGCAGGTGTCATTCTCGCAAAAATGAAATATAAATAA
- the ftsZ gene encoding cell division protein FtsZ, which produces MQFTLDNNESDTIVNIKVVGVGGGGGNAVDRMISSGMKSVEFVTINTDQQVLRNSKATYKVQIGNKLTKGRGAGGNPEQGALAAEESRDEIASILKGSQMIFITAGMGGGTGTGAAPVVAEIARELGILTIGVVTKPFLFEGKRRCENAERGVEELSTHVDSLVVIPNERLKLMSDQKLTLINAFKAADEVLRQGVQSIADLINISGVVNLDFADVSSVMRDAGYAHMGVGRASGKDKAEQAALAAISSPLLETSIDGARGIIINITASPDIDLEDASFASSMISDAAHPDANIFWGVALDESFNDEMQITVIATGFDQNKNMPMSSLAETILGNTETHADPDRDLGFDDIIDLFKTKR; this is translated from the coding sequence ATGCAATTCACCCTTGATAACAACGAAAGCGATACTATCGTAAACATAAAAGTCGTAGGTGTCGGCGGGGGCGGCGGAAATGCTGTAGACAGAATGATTTCGAGTGGCATGAAGAGTGTTGAATTTGTTACAATCAATACTGACCAACAAGTTTTAAGAAACTCAAAAGCTACATATAAAGTTCAAATAGGTAATAAATTAACTAAAGGTCGTGGCGCAGGCGGAAACCCTGAGCAAGGTGCTCTAGCTGCTGAAGAAAGCAGAGACGAAATCGCTTCAATCTTAAAAGGTTCGCAAATGATTTTTATAACAGCAGGTATGGGTGGCGGAACCGGTACCGGTGCTGCTCCTGTTGTTGCTGAAATAGCAAGAGAATTAGGCATATTGACGATTGGCGTAGTAACTAAACCTTTCCTATTTGAAGGTAAGCGTCGCTGCGAAAATGCAGAACGAGGGGTTGAAGAGTTAAGCACACATGTTGACTCTTTGGTTGTTATTCCAAACGAACGTTTGAAATTGATGTCTGACCAAAAGCTTACTTTAATCAATGCATTTAAAGCAGCTGATGAAGTGTTGCGACAAGGCGTACAAAGTATTGCCGATTTAATCAATATTTCCGGCGTTGTAAACTTAGACTTTGCTGATGTAAGCTCTGTTATGCGAGATGCTGGCTATGCTCACATGGGCGTTGGTCGTGCTTCCGGTAAAGATAAAGCAGAACAAGCAGCATTAGCTGCAATCTCCAGCCCATTGTTAGAAACATCTATTGATGGTGCTCGTGGTATCATTATTAACATTACTGCTTCTCCTGATATTGATTTGGAAGATGCTTCTTTTGCTTCTTCTATGATTTCCGATGCAGCACATCCGGATGCTAACATTTTCTGGGGTGTCGCTTTAGACGAATCCTTTAATGATGAGATGCAGATTACCGTTATTGCAACCGGATTTGATCAAAATAAAAATATGCCAATGTCATCTTTGGCAGAAACAATTCTAGGGAATACCGAAACACATGCAGATCCTGATAGAGATTTAGGATTTGATGATATTATCGATCTATTTAAAACCAAAAGATAA
- a CDS encoding acyltransferase domain-containing protein produces the protein MNIFTHLKENEIRSLCNHINMPTEATDETIRVMNTYDFSNLQPYFDCLFDVKKGDIAVKEMNEILKDEADKGFILLATSLSAALYTQEQYHEKGISDDIFYDTMGCFSRFVKEHKVSYGVYGFDRFFWSYRQLAQSLFRIGTLEFELAVFPLEDIVVNGKTLLKKNEPYLSIHIPSDARIDKANNHDSYHRANAFFAKYYPEFHYNMFYCNSWIISPNLKKVLPETSNIIQFLSDFSIIKVDEDEEGYKTWVFKNSNLTPEQFPEDTSLQRNIKQHVLNGGKIGGARGVIDKNLF, from the coding sequence TTGAATATCTTTACACATTTAAAAGAAAACGAAATTCGTTCATTATGTAATCATATCAATATGCCAACAGAGGCAACTGATGAAACAATTCGTGTTATGAATACATATGATTTTTCCAACTTACAGCCTTACTTTGACTGTTTATTTGATGTAAAAAAAGGTGATATTGCTGTAAAAGAAATGAATGAAATCCTAAAGGATGAAGCCGACAAGGGGTTTATTTTACTTGCAACATCATTAAGTGCTGCATTATACACGCAAGAACAATATCATGAAAAAGGTATTAGTGATGACATTTTCTATGATACAATGGGTTGTTTTTCTCGATTTGTAAAAGAGCATAAAGTTAGCTATGGCGTTTATGGATTTGATCGTTTCTTCTGGTCCTATCGCCAATTAGCACAAAGCCTTTTCCGCATTGGCACATTAGAATTTGAATTAGCTGTTTTTCCGTTAGAGGACATTGTTGTAAACGGTAAGACCTTACTAAAAAAAAATGAGCCATATCTCTCTATCCACATTCCATCCGATGCACGTATTGATAAAGCAAACAACCATGATTCCTATCATCGTGCAAATGCTTTCTTTGCTAAGTATTATCCTGAATTCCATTATAATATGTTTTATTGCAATAGTTGGATTATTTCTCCGAATTTAAAGAAGGTGTTGCCCGAGACTTCTAATATCATTCAATTTTTAAGCGATTTTAGTATTATTAAAGTTGATGAAGATGAAGAAGGATATAAAACTTGGGTATTTAAAAATAGCAACTTAACACCTGAACAATTTCCTGAAGATACATCACTACAACGTAATATCAAGCAACACGTTTTAAATGGCGGCAAAATTGGTGGTGCTCGTGGAGTAATCGATAAAAATCTATTTTAG
- a CDS encoding TIGR03960 family B12-binding radical SAM protein, giving the protein MADSLKDKLDQVLLNVQKPARYIGGELNSVIKDKQDVDIRFAFCFPDTYEVGMSHLGMKILYSLLNDRDDVWCERVFAPWLDFEEQMKKHNIPLYGLESLEPLSEFDIIGFTLQYELSFTNILNMLKLGNVPLLCSERKGLKNLVVAGGPCACNPEPLVDFIDLFMLGEGEEVMHELMDLYKASVKANDTKETFLQKASQIGGVYVPSLYDVTYNEDGTIKEIIAKENAPLPVQKRIIKDFDSVYYPEKFIVPFIGTVHDRAIVEVLRGCIRGCRFCQAGFLYRPFREKNSDTLIKNGKSLCETTGYEEISLSSLSTSDYSQLESLLTEFIDYTNDNQVNLTLPSLRVDNFSEELLEKIASVRKSGLTFAPEAGTQRLRDVINKNVLESDVLNSCTIAFAGGYTSVKLYFMLGLPTETLDDIKGIIELAQKVVNAYYEMENRPKGKGVQVTVSVSTFVPKPFTPFQYEPQDTLEMIDEKQKHLVQSVTSKKINVKYHDSKTSVLEAVFARGDRRLGKVMLKAYQDGCYFDSWDECFHYGKWMKAFEECGIDPAFYANRKRSYEEVLPWSHLDYGVSERFLQNEHQKAVASTTTKNCRLQCSACGANKLLGGACFEY; this is encoded by the coding sequence ATGGCAGATTCATTAAAAGATAAATTAGATCAAGTTTTATTAAATGTCCAAAAGCCGGCACGTTATATTGGCGGTGAATTGAATAGTGTAATTAAAGACAAGCAAGATGTTGATATTCGTTTTGCATTCTGTTTTCCCGATACTTATGAAGTTGGTATGTCCCATTTAGGAATGAAAATATTATATTCTCTATTAAACGATAGAGATGATGTTTGGTGTGAGCGTGTATTTGCGCCTTGGCTAGATTTTGAAGAGCAAATGAAAAAACACAATATTCCGTTATATGGTTTAGAAAGCTTAGAACCACTTTCTGAATTTGATATTATCGGATTTACATTGCAATATGAGTTGTCTTTTACAAATATTTTAAATATGCTGAAGCTTGGCAATGTTCCACTACTTTGCAGCGAGCGAAAAGGCTTGAAAAACTTGGTTGTAGCAGGTGGTCCATGTGCTTGTAACCCTGAGCCGTTAGTAGATTTTATCGATTTATTTATGCTTGGCGAAGGTGAAGAAGTAATGCATGAGCTGATGGATTTATACAAAGCAAGCGTAAAAGCTAACGATACGAAAGAGACCTTTTTACAAAAAGCATCTCAAATTGGGGGCGTTTATGTACCGTCCTTATATGATGTAACTTACAATGAAGATGGTACAATAAAAGAAATTATCGCTAAAGAGAATGCACCACTTCCTGTACAAAAACGCATTATTAAGGATTTTGACAGCGTTTACTATCCTGAAAAATTTATTGTACCTTTTATCGGAACAGTACATGATAGAGCAATCGTAGAAGTATTACGAGGATGTATTCGTGGTTGTCGTTTTTGTCAAGCAGGATTTTTATATCGTCCGTTTCGTGAAAAAAATAGTGATACATTAATAAAGAACGGTAAAAGCTTATGTGAAACCACAGGCTATGAAGAAATTTCTCTTTCTTCATTAAGTACAAGTGATTATTCTCAATTGGAAAGCCTGCTAACAGAATTTATTGATTATACAAACGATAACCAAGTGAATTTAACTCTCCCATCTCTGCGTGTGGATAATTTTTCTGAAGAATTACTTGAGAAAATCGCATCTGTGCGTAAAAGCGGTTTAACCTTTGCACCCGAAGCGGGAACACAGCGCCTTCGTGATGTAATTAACAAAAACGTGTTGGAAAGCGATGTTTTAAATTCATGTACCATTGCTTTTGCTGGTGGATATACTTCTGTAAAGCTATATTTTATGTTGGGCTTGCCAACTGAAACATTAGACGACATTAAAGGTATAATTGAATTAGCTCAAAAAGTTGTAAATGCATATTATGAAATGGAAAACCGTCCAAAGGGAAAAGGTGTACAGGTAACTGTTTCTGTTTCTACCTTTGTACCAAAGCCATTTACACCATTCCAATATGAGCCACAAGATACATTGGAAATGATTGACGAGAAGCAAAAACATTTGGTTCAATCTGTTACTTCAAAGAAAATAAATGTGAAATATCATGATTCTAAAACATCCGTTTTGGAAGCTGTTTTTGCAAGAGGCGATAGACGCTTAGGAAAAGTAATGCTAAAGGCATATCAAGACGGTTGCTATTTTGATAGCTGGGATGAATGCTTCCACTATGGCAAATGGATGAAAGCTTTTGAAGAATGTGGCATTGATCCCGCTTTCTATGCAAATCGTAAACGCAGCTATGAAGAAGTTCTTCCTTGGAGCCATTTGGATTATGGAGTAAGCGAACGATTCTTACAAAACGAGCATCAAAAAGCAGTAGCCTCTACTACAACCAAGAACTGCCGTTTGCAATGTTCTGCTTGCGGAGCAAACAAATTGCTTGGAGGTGCTTGCTTTGAATACTAA